A genomic window from Lotus japonicus ecotype B-129 chromosome 1, LjGifu_v1.2 includes:
- the LOC130729064 gene encoding glutamate-1-semialdehyde 2,1-aminomutase, chloroplastic, with protein MAVSATKFTLTGTLPRLPSHPRRPTRTPSITMAVSVDPKTSTKLILRKSEEAFAAAKELMPGGVNSPVRAFKSVGGQPILIDSVKGCRMWDIDGNEYIDYVGSWGPAIIGHADDQVLAALGETMKKGTSFGAPCLLENTLAEMVISAVPSIEMVRFVNSGTEACMGALRLARAFTGNEKIIKFEGCYHGHADPFLVKAGSGVATLGLPDSPGVPKAATFETLTAPYNDFSAVEEIFKANKGEIAALFLEPVVGNSGFIPPKPEFLSFLRKITKENNTLLVFDEVMTGFRLSYGGAQEYFGITPDLTTLGKIIGGGLPVGAYGGRREIMQMVAPAGPMYQAGTLSGNPLAMTAGIQTLKRIKEPGTYQYLDKITGELVQGIVEAGKKAGHAICGGHIGGMFGFFFTEGPVHNFTDAKKSDADKFVRFFWGMLEEGVYLAPSQFEAGFTSLAHTSDDIKKTIAAAEKVFRQI; from the exons ATGGCTGTTTCCGCCACCAAATTCACACTCACCGGAACCCTACCTCGCCTCCCTTCTCATCCACGACGACCAACTCGAACTCCTTCCATCACAATGGCCGTTTCCGTTGACCCCAAGACCAGCACCAAACTCATTCTTCGCAAGTCTGAAGAAGCTTTCGCTGCTGCCAAG GAATTGATGCCCGGAGGTGTCAACTCACCTGTTCGTGCCTTCAAATCTGTGGGTGGACAGCCAATTCTTATTGACTCAGTCAAAGGATGTCGCATGTGGGACATTGATGGCAATGAGTACATTGACTACGTTGGTTCTTGGGGGCCTGCAATTATTGGTCACGCTGATGATCAG GTGCTTGCAGCTCTCGGTGAAACAATGAAGAAAGGAAccagctttggtgcaccttgtCTGCTGGAAAACACATTAGCAGAGATGGTTATCTCTGCAGTTCCGAGCATTGAAATGGTACGATTTGTTAATTCTGGCACTGAAGCTTGCATGGGTGCGCTCCGACTTGCTCGTGCTTTCACTGGAAATGAGAAGATCATCAAGTTTGAGGGCTGTTATCATGGCCATGCTGATCCTTTTCTAGTCAAGGCAGGTAGTGGGGTTGCTACCTTAGGACTTCCCGATTCCCCTGGCGTTCCTAAAGCTGCCACTTTTGAGACCCTCACAGCCCCCTACAATGACTTCTCAGCTGTTGAGGAGATCTTTAAGGCAAACAAAGGAGAGATAGCAGCACTTTTCCTCGAACCTGTTGTTGGAAACTCTGGTTTCATTCCTCCTAAACCTGAATTTCTCAGTTTCTTACGCAAAATCACCAAAGAGAACAACACCCTGCTAGTCTTTGATGAAGTTATGACTGGATTTCGTTTGTCATATGGAGGTGCTCAAGAATATTTTGGCATAACTCCTGATTTAACAACTCTAGGAAAGATCATCGGTGGGGGTCTGCCAGTAGGCGCTTACGGAGGGAGGAGGGAAATTATGCAGATGGTGGCACCAGCAGGACCAATGTACCAGGCTGGGACCTTGAGTGGTAACCCTTTGGCCATGACTGCTGGCATACAAACTCTGAAGCGTATTAAGGAGCCAGGGACTTACCAATACTTGGACAAAATTACAGGTGAGCTTGTTCAAGGCATCGTTGAAGCTGGTAAGAAGGCAGGCCATGCAATATGTGGTGGGCATATAGGTGGTATGTTTGGGTTTTTCTTCACAGAAGGACCTGTGCACAATTTCACAGATGCCAAAAAAAGTGATGCGGACAAGTTTGTTAGGTTCTTCTGGGGAATGTTAGAGGAAGGTGTGTATTTGGCACCTTCACAATTTGAGGCTGGCTTCACCAGCTTGGCACATACTTCTGATGACATCAAAAAGACCATAGCTGCTGCCGAGAAGGTTTTCAGGCAGATTTGA